A stretch of DNA from Asticcacaulis sp.:
AAAGACGATGGCCAAACAAATGAATATCGCCAGCGGTCGGCTTTTGCAGCCCAAGGATGGACCGCAGAAGCACCGTCTTGCCGGAGCCGGAGCCGCCGACAATGCCCAAAATCTCACCGCGCCGGACGGTCAGGTCGAGGTTTTCATGGACGACATGGCTGCCAAAGCTGTTGTTCAGGCCCGTGATAATGATCGGGTCTTCACATTCTTCCTTCAGAGGGGGGACGACCTTCCTTTTCATCAGAACGTAAACCCGTTGAAAAGCATGGCGAAGATGGCGTCGATCATGAAAATCAGAAAGATGGATTGCACCACGGCCTTGGTCACCTGACGGCCCAGACTGATCACATCATCCTTGACCGACATGCCGAGGCGGCAGCCGACCACGGCAACCGTAACGGCGAACACCGGCGTGCGAACCATGCCAACGAACAGGTTGACGGTCGGCACATAGTCATAAAGCCGCTGCACGAAATATTGCGGCCCCAGACCGAGCGATCCCCAGATGGCCAAAGACCCACCCAGCAGACCGGCAAGGGTGCCGATAAAGGTCACCAGCGGCGTCATGATGACCAGGGCCACCACGCGCGGCAGGACCAATGCCTCATAAGGATCAATGCCCATGACCCGCATGGCGTCGATTTCCTGGTTCATCTTCATGGAGCCGATTTCGGCCGCGAAGCCCGACGCCGAGCGTCCGGCGATCAATACGGCGGCGATGACCGGCGCGAACTCCCGCATGACGCCGATGGAGACGAAATCGATGGAGAAGACCGCCCCGCCATAGGCTTTCAGCGACAGCACCATCAGGAAGGCCAGCACCGCCCCGACAAACAGGTTGGTGACGGCGACAATCGGCAGGGCCTCAAGCCCGGCCCGCTGCATGACATTGAACAGCGGCGCCCAGCGCACGCGTGATGGCCTGGCGATCGACAGCATGATCAGGGTCATGACATGACCCATGAACACCGACTGGGCGATGAAACCGCGCCAGAAGCCCGACATCAACTGCCCAAGATGGACCAGTCCGTAATAGACCGGATGCAGCCAGAACTTTTTGACTTCCGGGTTTTCCCGGTTGTAGGTATCCATGGTCGGACGATTGGCCCCGACCAGGGCAAAGAGCCGCGCATAGTTATCATGGCCGGCGAAAATTTCGCCGTCGAGCTTGTCGGTCAGGGCGTAATGCAGGGCAAAGGCGCCGGCGCTGTCAAGCGCTTCCAAGCCGTCTGTCGTGACTTGTACCTTGTCGTACTTTTTCAGCGCCGCCTGCATCCGTGCCGCGATGCCCTCCAGGCTCGTAATGATCCACTGGCCGCTCAGATTGAGGACAGCCACGCTGTCGCCGCCTTTTGCGGGCGCCGTGATGGTAAACTCAGCCTTGATCGGTTTGGAGGTCGCCCTGTTCATTCTGACTTTAAATCGGCTGACTTTAAAATGGCTTCATTCTGCGCGTGATGCCCGATCATACATGCCGCATATTGATAAAATGGCAATAGTGAAGGCGAAAAAACCGTACAGCACTGTTCACTTTTATACAGACTGTGTTTCGCCCTGCGGCAGCCTCACCCGATAAACCCCTTTGAAACCTTCGGGTTCAATCGGCTTACCCTTGCGCAAGACCTCAAGTTTTCCCTGACGCGCCAGACCGATGATCACCGCGCGCACCTTCGGCAATTCCCGCCGCCAGTTGATGGCGTCTATTGCCTTGGCCACCTCATTGGGGCTAATGGAGTCACCCTTTCGCACATGCGATAAGAGATCAAACAGGGTCTCTTCGACGAGTTGTGACATGGGCATTTCTCCGGAGTAAGATGATGAGCGCCGACGCCAGCCAGTATGAAAAAATAACCGAAGGCGAGTTTGCCGGTTGGGTGATAGCGCCCGAAAGCGACACCTTCAACGGCCTGGTGGGGCCCTATTACTACCAGTCGGACGATCCCGCCAACGTCAAAGTGGCGTTCAAGGCGGAAAAAGCGACATCTCAATGGCGGCGGCACGGTGCATGGCGGCTGCCTGCTGACCCTGGCGGATACCTCTCTGTTTGTCTTCGCCCTGCCCCACCTGGCCGATGGCGGCGCGGTGACGCTGCAACTCGACTCCCAGTTCCTGAGCCCCGGCCGCGAAGGCGACATCATCGTGGCGACGGGTGAAATAACCCGCGTCGGCAAGTCGGTGATCTTCGGCCGCGGGCAACTGACCTGCGGCGACCGTATCCTGCTGAGCTATTCCGGCATCATGTCACGCCTGGCCGCCAAGCCTTCCGGGGATGCTTAATTAGAGCTCAAGCCGCATGGCTTACCTCGCAACAGCTCGGACGGGCGGCCGCCCTTGCCGCTAAGACGCGGAGGTCAAAGCCCATACACCGCATTCGGCAGGGCGCCGACAATGGCCGCTGACAGGCAGGTGGCCAGGAAAGCCGCCGCCAAACCCTTCCAGATCAGACTGATGATTTCCTGGCGGCGGTCCGGCATCAGGGCGCCGAAACCGGCCACCGTGATCCCGACCGAGCCGATATTGGCAAAGCCGCACGTGGCGTAGGTCAGAAGGATGCGGGTGCGCGGCGTCATGTCGGCCAACGGGATCGCCGCCAGTTTCAGAAAGGCAACGAACTCGGTCAGCACCATCTTGATGCCGAGGATTTCCCCACCCTTGGCCGCCTCGTTCCACGGCACGCCGATCAGCCAGGCCAGGGGCGTAAAGACCAGCCCCAATATGCGTTCCACCGTTACCGGCTGGCCGCCGATCGCCGGAATGACCGTCAGAATCGCATTGGCCAGGGCCGCCAGAGCCACCATCACCACCAGGATGGCGGCAATATTCATGGCCACGGTCATGCCGTCCACCGTGCCCTTGGAAACGGCATCAATCGCGGAATCGTATTTCAATTCGCTGCCGTAATCGAGCTTCTCGACCTTGTGGTTGATCAGGTCCGGCACGATGATCCGCGCCAGCAGAACGCCCGCCGGCGCCGAAACCACGGCCGCCGCCAGTATATGCCCCGCAGCGTCCGGTAGGACGTTCTGCAGGATCAGCACATAGGCCACCATGGTCGAGCCGGAAACATTGGCCATGCCGATCACCACCAGCACGAACAGTTCCGAGCGCGTCAGCTTGTCGAGATAGCCCTTGATGATGATCATGCTCTCGACATTTCCGACGAAGATACCGGAGGCCACGCCCAGCGAGGTGGCGCCACCCAGGCCGATCGTCTTCTCAAAGATATAGCCCAGGCCACGAATAATGATCTTGAGCACACCGATATGCCACAGCAAAGCCGACAGGGCGGAAATGACCAGGATCAGCGGCAGAACCTTGAGCGCGAAGACGAACAGCGCGCCTGAATTGGTTACTGCATAAGGCTGATCACCACCGCCCATATAGCCGAAGACGAACTGCATCCCCTGGTCGGTGGCATCAGACAAGGCGCTCATGCCATTGGCGACACCGCCCAGAAGGACGTGAGACTGAGGCACCGCGAACAGGGCCAGGATCAGCACGACCTGAATGGCGATGGCGCCGATCGTCAGTCGGATCGGGAATTTACGGCGGTTCTCCGACAGCCCCCAGCAGAACAGAATGATGACCACAATGCCTGCCAGGCTTTGCAGGTTTTCCAGACCGTAATGAAAGGGCAAGGCTGCCTCCCGAGACATGTAAAGCGTCCGGCTATAGCTTTGAAACCCACATTTTTTGTGACAGCGGCGCATATCGCCATCTTTACAAACTTCAACGAATAGTGATCTGTCAGGTGCAACAAAGCCGTTTAGAGTTTACTGCGCACTCTGACAGAAAGAAACCCCGATATGAGCCTGGCCGCAGGGCAAAGCACGCCCCAGAACGACGCGACCACCCGCCACCTGCTGGTGGTCGATGATGATGACCGCATCCGTACCCTGCTGAAGGAATTCCTGAGCCGACAGGGTTTCCGCGTCACCGCCGCCGCTCACGCCGATGCCGCCAAGCGGATGCTGCAACTGCTCGATTTCGACCTGCTGATCCTTGATGTCATGATGCCGGGCGAGGATGGTTTCTCGCTGTCGAAATGGGTGCGCGCCAATTCTAATGTGCCGATCCTGATCCTGACCGCGCGCGGCCTGCCCGATGACCGGATCATGGGGCTTTCGATCGGCGCCGACGATTATCTCTCCAAGCCGTTCGAGCCGCAGGAACTGCTGCTGCGCATCGAAGCCATCCTGCGCCGCACCGGGGTGAAGCCGGCTTTGCCGAAATCGATCAATATGGGGCCATTCAGCTTCGACCTGGAGCGCTCGGAACTCAGCAAGAACGGCACGCTGGTCCGCCTGACCGAAGCCGAATCACAACTGCTGAAATACCTGGCCGAACGCGCCAATGTACCGGTCGACCGCATGGACCTGGCCAAGGACAGCGTCGACACCACCGGCCGCGCCGTCGATGTCCAGGTCACCCGCCTGCGCCGCAAGATCGAGCAGGATCCGAAAAACCCCCGCTATCTGCAAACCGTGCGCGGCAAGGGGTATATGCTGGCTCCGGACTAAACCTTGGCCTCCCCCAAGCGCAAATTGCCGAAGATCAAATTCTGGCCCGCCGTCCTGAAGCGTAATTTCCCGCGCACCCTGATGGCGCGCGTCCTGCTGATCATCGTCCTGCCGATTGCCATCATGCAGATCGCCATCACCTGGGTGTTTTTCGACAAGCATTGGGAGACCGTCACGGCCAAGCTTTCGGAGGGGCTGGCCGGAGATATCGCCTGGGCGGTGCGCGCCTATGAGGCCAATCCCACCGAGGCCAACCTCCGGCAGATCAGCGACCAGGCCGATACCACCATGCAGTTGTCGATCAGCCTGCGCAAGGGCGACAAGCTGCCGCTCAACCGCCGGGAATCGATCTTCATCGCCCTCAACCGCACCATAGACAAGGCGCTGGGCGATCAGCTCGAAGAGGTCTACTGGTTCGATACCACGCGTTATCCCGGCTATGTTGATATCCGTGTGCAGGTCAAGGAAGGCGTCCTGCGCTTTATCGTTCCCAAGGACCGCGCCTTCGCCACCACCGGCTATATCTTCATCTTCTGGATGCTGGGCGCCACCATCATCCTGACCACTATCGCCATGCTGTTCATCCGCAACCAGGTGCGCGCCATCGAGCGCCTGTCACAGGCCGCCGAACGCTTCGGCCGCGGCGAAGAGGATGTCGGTTTCAAGCCGTATGGCGCCACCGAGGTACGCGCCGCCGCCGAAGCCTTCCTCAAGATGAAGGCGCGCATCCAGCGCCAGATCGAGCAGCGCACCACCCTGCTCGCCTCGGTCAGCCATGACCTGCGTACCCCCCTGACCCGCCTCAAGCTCGAACTGGCCATGGGAGAGCAGGACGAGGCAAATACGCGGATGAAACAGGACGTCTCCGAAATGGCCTACATGATCGACGAGTACCTAGCCTTTGCCCGCGGTGAGATGGCCGAGAATACCGACAGCGTGTCGGTTCGCGCCCTGATGGATGCCGTCACCGACAGCGTGGCCCGTGCCGGCCACAAGCTGCAAACCGAACGCCTGGCCGAGGACCTGCGCGTCAATATCCGCGAAATGGCCGTTCAGCGCGCTCTGACCAATCTGGTGATGAACGGCTTTCATTACGGCAAGCATGTACGTTTTCATGCCGAGGTGACGCCTGGCGAGAAGCTGCGGCTGATTATCGATGATGATGGTCCCGGCATTGCGCCGGAAAAACGCGAGGAAGCCTTCAAGCCGTTCTCAAGACTGGATGAGTCGCGCAACCAGAATATCAAGGGTGTCGGGCTGGGCCTGGCTATTGCCCGCGATATCGTCCGCAGCCACGGCGGCGAACTGATGCTTGATACCAGCCCGCAAGGCGGCCTGCGCGCCGTGATCAGCCTGCCGGTATCAGCGGGCTAAGCGACGTCCACCAATTCCCGTGCCACCGCCTCGGCGATCTTGATACCGTCTATAGCCGCCGACAGGATGCCGCCAGCATAGCCCGCCCCCTCGCCCGCCGGATAAAGCCCCTGCGTGTTCAGGCTTTGCAGATCCTTACCGCGCGTAACGCGGATAGGCGATGAGGTACGCGTTTCCACACCGGTCATCATGGCGTCCGGATTGTCATAGCGTTTGATCTGACGTCCGAAAACCGGCAGGGCCTCGCGCATGGCTTCGATGACAAATCCCGGCAGGCATTCGCTGAGGTCGGTCAAATGAACGCCCGGCTTATACGAGGGCAGCACCTGGCCAAATTCGGTGGAGGCCCGACCGGCGAGGAAATCGCCCACCTTTTGCCCCGGCGCCTGGTAATTCGAACCGCCGGCGACAAAGGCCGATGATTCCAGCCGCCGCTGTAACTCAATCCCCGCCAGCGGATGGCCGGGATAGTCGCGCTCCGGATCAATACCGACCACAAAGCCAGCATTGGCATTGAATTCCTTGCGCGAATACTGGCTCATGCCATTGGTGACCACGCGGCCGGGTTCGGATGCCGCCGCCACCACGCACCCGCCGGGGCACATGCAGAAGCTGTAGACCGTGCGGCCATTTTTGCAGTGGTGCGACAGGCTGTAGGCCGCCGCCCCCAGATCCGGATGACCCGCGCAGGCACCGAAGCGCGCCATGTCGATCCATGACTGCGGATGCTCTATGCGCACGCCGATGGAAAAGGGTTTGGCCTCGATAAAGACGCCGCGATCATATAGCATCTGGAAGGTATCGCGGGCGCTGTGGCCGACCGCCAGCACCACCTGATCGGCTTCGAGGTAACCACCATCATGCAGGTGCAGCCCACACACCTGGCGCGTACTGTCCCCGGCGATCTCGATGTCGATATCGGTTACGCGCGTTTGCCAGCGGTATTCACCGCCCAGCGCTTCAATGGTTTGCCGCATATGCTCGACCATCGAGACCAGCCGAAAGGTGCCGATATGCGGATGGGCTTCGGTCAGGATTTCCGGCGGCGCACCGGCCTTGACGAACTCGGTCAGCACCTTGCGGCCGAGATGGCGCGGATCCTTGACTTGGCTGTAAAGCTTGCCGTCCGAGAATGTCCCCGCTCCGCCCTCGCCGAACTGGACATTGGATTCGGGGTTCAGTTCGCCCCTGCGCCACAGTCCCCAGGTATCCTTCGTGCGTTCGCGCACCACCTTTCCGCGCTCCAGGATGATTGGCTTCAGCCCCATCTGGGCCAGGATCAGCGCCGCGAACAAGCCGCAGGGGCCTGCGCCGATCACCACCGGACGGCGCTTCTGGCTAACCGCCGGTGCATGGCCGATAAAGCGATATTCCGTCTCCGGCGTCAACTTCACGGAGGGATTGCCGGCCAGCCGCGACAGCACGCCCGCCTCATCCTTCAGAACCACGTCCACCGAATAAATCAGCAGGATGGCGGACTTTTTCCGCGCGTCATTGGCCCGGCGCGCGATCTCGAATGACAGCAATTCATCCGCGGTAATGCCCAGCCTTGCGCAGATCGCTTCCGGCAGGGCTTCGGATGGATGATCGAGCGGCAGTTTCAATTCGGTGATACGGAGCATGGCCGTGCTTTACCGGCAATGCCTCCGCCACGCAACCGCGGACAAAAAAGCCCCGCACGATGGCGGGGCTTCAGTTGAGCACAGGTTTAGGTGTTTAAAACTTCGCCGAGACACCAACGCGGTATGTGCGGCCATAGAATTCGTTTTCCACCAGTTGACGGGAATTGCCGATGGTGCGACGCCACACCGATTTGTTGAGGTTCTTGCCCTCGACGAACAGTTGCAGGTTCTGCGTAACCGCATAACCGATCTTCATATCGAGCTTGCCATTGGCCGCCGTATAGATATCGGTGTCGCGGCTTTCCCCAAGGGTATCGAGGTACTTAGAGCGATAGGTGTAGGCGATGCGCGCGTTCCAGCCGTATTTTTCATAGGTCAGTTCGGCGGTGCCGGTCAGGTCGGAGGTATAGATCAGCGGCACATCTTCGCTACGGCCTGGCGCGCCATCGGTGCTCGACTCCTGCGCGGTCATGTTGAACGAGGTACCGAGCCCGTCGAAAGGCGCCGGCAGGCTGTCGAACTGCATGAGGAAGTTGAATTCGACTCCGGAAACCTTGGCCGACTTCAGGTTTTGCGACTGGGTGATCTTGGCGCCGTTATAAAGCGTGCCGTTGATCGTCTCGTTGTCAGCATCGCGCTCGGTGACAAAGATCGGATTGTCGATCGACTTGTAGAAGGCGGCGACCGAAATCATGCCCTTTTTGCCGAAATAGTGCTCGTAGCCGGCATCGAGATTGACCGAGGTCAGCGGATCAAGGTCCGGATTGCCGATTTCCAGTTCGATATCGTCATCGTCATGATTGACGGCGACGCGCGGCGCCAGGTCGACATAGTTCGGACGGCCGATCGAGGTGGTGGCAGCGAAACGGACGAGCGAATTGTTGTTGAAGTCGTAGCGGCCGACCAGCGAGGGGAACAGGTCGGTATAGGACTTCTTGCCAAAGCTGTTGAAGGCCCCGGCCGCTTCCAGGTCCGCTTCCGTTTCGATGGCGGCGGTATCGTAGGCGATGGCCTTGTAGGTGGCATCGGTCTGCTCGACACGCAGGCCGGGGATCAGGGTCAGGTCGCCCTTGCGGATGGTGGCCTGGATATAGGCCGCCGCCACCTTTTCGCGGACATCATAGTCGCCGCCCAGTTCATCGGCGATGCTTTCGCCGACATTCAGTTCCATCAGGCCATTGGCTTCGGCGTAGTCGAGCGACTTGAGGAAATCGACCGTAGGACCGAATTCACGGCCATAGAGGCTGCCGGCATCGTAGGATTCAAAATCGCTCAGCTTCATGTCGCTGAGATCATAGTAGCGGTAATCGACGGCGCTGCGCTTGTGACGCTCTGAATACTTCGCGCCCATCTTGAAGGTGGTGTCGCCACCGAAAGCCGAGGTCGGCAGGGTGTAGTCGGCCGATGCCTGGGTCAGGGTCTCGCGGGCGTGGTCGGCTTCCAGTTCCGCCGACTTGGCGGTGTATTTGGTGGCGTCATAGGCCACGTCGTTCGGGCTGACCCTAAACAGCAGGTCGGACAGGTCATAGGTGCCCGATACGGCATTCTTCTTGGTCGCATAGGCGAAGTTGTAACGGGGATCGTCGTCCTTGATGGCCGTCGAACTGGTGGCATCGACCTTCAGCTTGCCGGCACCGACCGTGAATTCACCGCCCAGATTGACCGTGGCGATATGTTCGTCTTCAAAACGATACTTGGCGTTCCGGTTGGCGGCCTTGCCGGCGGCGAACGTGCCGTCGTCATTGAGCGCGTCTTCCAGATTGACGCGGAATTCCTGGCGCTGCTCCATGTCGGTGAAGTGCGAGAACAGGGTGCGGGCATAGAGATGCACGTCATCGTTCGGCTTGTAGTCGAAATTCAGCGCCGCGCCCTGGCGGTTGCGGATGACGTAATAGTCGCGCAGGCGCCAGTCATCCGGCTTGCCGTCTACCCAGTTGTCGGAGCCCTGGAAATTATCCGAAGCCTGCGGACGGCGCGAGGCATTCAGCGCGGCCACGATGCCGAATGCATTGTTCGGACCGAAGCGCGTGCCGGCTGAGATATCAGTGTCGTAGGAGGTCTTGTCGTTCAGTTCGATGTAGCCGGCCGAATAGCGGGCGCTGAGGAACGGTTTCTTGCGATCGAAAGCCGAAAGGGTCTGGATATTCACCGCGCCGGCAATGGCGCTGGCGTCGTATTCGGCGGTCTGGCTCTTGATGACTTCGACCGATCCGATCAGGCCGGTCGGGATGGTGTCCAGCTTCACCGAACGCGTATCGGATTCGGGGGCGGCGGCGTCCTGGCCGTTGACACGAACGGCGGCGAGCGACGGATCGAGCCCCCGGATGACGACATACCGGCCCTCGCCCTGATCATCGACCACCGCGACGCCCGGCATACGCGCCACCACTTCACCGACATTCTGGTCCGGCAGCTTGCCGGCGTCATTGGCGGTGACCACTTCCTTGGTAACCGAAGCAAATTTTTTCTGCTCCATCGACTGGCGCTCGGCGGCGCGCGTGCCGAAGACGACAACCTCGATCGGCGCGTCAGCCGCCGCGGCGGCCGTGGTTATGGCTTCCTGCGCCTGTGTCTGACCGGCGGACAGAGTGAATGCGAGAGGCGCCACGGCGGCGCCGGCAAGCAAATATTTCATTTTCGACATTAACAGCCCCACAATTTAAAAAATTTACAGTTTAATTTATGCAAATTTTGGTATTACACGGATGTGATCGCTATTAAGGACAGCAGATGATGAATTTCACAACATTTTATAACAGATTTATGACAACAAACTTAGCATTTATAAGTGTTGCTTGTTTATCATCATGCGCACCTATACATAAAGAACTCATCTCGGACTCTATACTTGTTTCACACGGCACCGGCACACCCGTTATGGCCGCTGCCGAGACCGAGGCAGTCGCCACAAAAGCGCTCGACAGCGCCGACGACCCGGAAATCTGGGTCGATGCGAAGGATCCCCGCCGCGCCCTGATTTACGCCACCGACAAGAAGGCCGGGCTTTACGTCTATGATCTGACCGGCAAGCAGGTACAGTTCCTGGCCGTCGGCCCCATGAACAATGTCGATCTGCGCAGCGACCTGGCCCTCACTGGCCTGCCGGAAACGGTCATCGCCGCTTCCGATCGCGTCAAGGGCGGAGCGGCAATATTCAAACTCGACCCCGTTACTCTGCAAACGAAGCCCTGGGGTTTCGTGCCCATGCCGACCAGCGAAGCCTATGGCTTCTGCATGGGTGTTACCAAGGACAACCAACTGACCTTCATCATGGTCGGCAAGAATGGCGATGTGACCCAGTCGGTCATCACCAGCGAAAATGGCCAGCCCCAGGCCCGTATCGTGAGGCAATTCGCCGTCGGCACCCAGTCGGAAGGCTGTGTGGTAGATGACACCAGCGGACGCCTCTATATCGCCGAGGAAAATGTCGCCCTGTGGCAATATGGGCTTGACCCTGTCAGCGGCACGGCGCGCACGGCGCTGGAAACCCTTCCTTCGCAGAAGCTGGTAGCCGATATCGAGGGGCTGACCCTGCTGCGCGAGGGACAGAAAACCTTCCTGATCGCCTCAAGCCAAGGCGACAGCGCCTTCGCGGTCTGGCGCGTTGAAGGCGAAACGCCAGCCTATCAGGGTCGCTTTTCGGTCTATCCGGGCAACGGCATAGACGCCGTCACCGGCACGGATGGCGTGGCAGCACTGGGCGACCAGGTCGGCCCCTACGGCAAGGGCGTCGTGGTGATGCAGGACGATTCCGACACCGATGGCGAAACACCTGCCACCGCCCGTCAGCGCCAAAACTTCAAGATCGTTGACTGGA
This window harbors:
- a CDS encoding PaaI family thioesterase, producing the protein MHGGCLLTLADTSLFVFALPHLADGGAVTLQLDSQFLSPGREGDIIVATGEITRVGKSVIFGRGQLTCGDRILLSYSGIMSRLAAKPSGDA
- a CDS encoding ABC transporter permease — protein: MNRATSKPIKAEFTITAPAKGGDSVAVLNLSGQWIITSLEGIAARMQAALKKYDKVQVTTDGLEALDSAGAFALHYALTDKLDGEIFAGHDNYARLFALVGANRPTMDTYNRENPEVKKFWLHPVYYGLVHLGQLMSGFWRGFIAQSVFMGHVMTLIMLSIARPSRVRWAPLFNVMQRAGLEALPIVAVTNLFVGAVLAFLMVLSLKAYGGAVFSIDFVSIGVMREFAPVIAAVLIAGRSASGFAAEIGSMKMNQEIDAMRVMGIDPYEALVLPRVVALVIMTPLVTFIGTLAGLLGGSLAIWGSLGLGPQYFVQRLYDYVPTVNLFVGMVRTPVFAVTVAVVGCRLGMSVKDDVISLGRQVTKAVVQSIFLIFMIDAIFAMLFNGFTF
- a CDS encoding response regulator; protein product: MSLAAGQSTPQNDATTRHLLVVDDDDRIRTLLKEFLSRQGFRVTAAAHADAAKRMLQLLDFDLLILDVMMPGEDGFSLSKWVRANSNVPILILTARGLPDDRIMGLSIGADDYLSKPFEPQELLLRIEAILRRTGVKPALPKSINMGPFSFDLERSELSKNGTLVRLTEAESQLLKYLAERANVPVDRMDLAKDSVDTTGRAVDVQVTRLRRKIEQDPKNPRYLQTVRGKGYMLAPD
- a CDS encoding NAD(P)/FAD-dependent oxidoreductase, with the translated sequence MLRITELKLPLDHPSEALPEAICARLGITADELLSFEIARRANDARKKSAILLIYSVDVVLKDEAGVLSRLAGNPSVKLTPETEYRFIGHAPAVSQKRRPVVIGAGPCGLFAALILAQMGLKPIILERGKVVRERTKDTWGLWRRGELNPESNVQFGEGGAGTFSDGKLYSQVKDPRHLGRKVLTEFVKAGAPPEILTEAHPHIGTFRLVSMVEHMRQTIEALGGEYRWQTRVTDIDIEIAGDSTRQVCGLHLHDGGYLEADQVVLAVGHSARDTFQMLYDRGVFIEAKPFSIGVRIEHPQSWIDMARFGACAGHPDLGAAAYSLSHHCKNGRTVYSFCMCPGGCVVAAASEPGRVVTNGMSQYSRKEFNANAGFVVGIDPERDYPGHPLAGIELQRRLESSAFVAGGSNYQAPGQKVGDFLAGRASTEFGQVLPSYKPGVHLTDLSECLPGFVIEAMREALPVFGRQIKRYDNPDAMMTGVETRTSSPIRVTRGKDLQSLNTQGLYPAGEGAGYAGGILSAAIDGIKIAEAVARELVDVA
- a CDS encoding DUF3253 domain-containing protein, which encodes MSQLVEETLFDLLSHVRKGDSISPNEVAKAIDAINWRRELPKVRAVIIGLARQGKLEVLRKGKPIEPEGFKGVYRVRLPQGETQSV
- a CDS encoding phytase; amino-acid sequence: MTTNLAFISVACLSSCAPIHKELISDSILVSHGTGTPVMAAAETEAVATKALDSADDPEIWVDAKDPRRALIYATDKKAGLYVYDLTGKQVQFLAVGPMNNVDLRSDLALTGLPETVIAASDRVKGGAAIFKLDPVTLQTKPWGFVPMPTSEAYGFCMGVTKDNQLTFIMVGKNGDVTQSVITSENGQPQARIVRQFAVGTQSEGCVVDDTSGRLYIAEENVALWQYGLDPVSGTARTALETLPSQKLVADIEGLTLLREGQKTFLIASSQGDSAFAVWRVEGETPAYQGRFSVYPGNGIDAVTGTDGVAALGDQVGPYGKGVVVMQDDSDTDGETPATARQRQNFKIVDWNEIVKALKIQ
- a CDS encoding NupC/NupG family nucleoside CNT transporter codes for the protein MSREAALPFHYGLENLQSLAGIVVIILFCWGLSENRRKFPIRLTIGAIAIQVVLILALFAVPQSHVLLGGVANGMSALSDATDQGMQFVFGYMGGGDQPYAVTNSGALFVFALKVLPLILVISALSALLWHIGVLKIIIRGLGYIFEKTIGLGGATSLGVASGIFVGNVESMIIIKGYLDKLTRSELFVLVVIGMANVSGSTMVAYVLILQNVLPDAAGHILAAAVVSAPAGVLLARIIVPDLINHKVEKLDYGSELKYDSAIDAVSKGTVDGMTVAMNIAAILVVMVALAALANAILTVIPAIGGQPVTVERILGLVFTPLAWLIGVPWNEAAKGGEILGIKMVLTEFVAFLKLAAIPLADMTPRTRILLTYATCGFANIGSVGITVAGFGALMPDRRQEIISLIWKGLAAAFLATCLSAAIVGALPNAVYGL
- a CDS encoding TonB-dependent receptor, giving the protein MSKMKYLLAGAAVAPLAFTLSAGQTQAQEAITTAAAAADAPIEVVVFGTRAAERQSMEQKKFASVTKEVVTANDAGKLPDQNVGEVVARMPGVAVVDDQGEGRYVVIRGLDPSLAAVRVNGQDAAAPESDTRSVKLDTIPTGLIGSVEVIKSQTAEYDASAIAGAVNIQTLSAFDRKKPFLSARYSAGYIELNDKTSYDTDISAGTRFGPNNAFGIVAALNASRRPQASDNFQGSDNWVDGKPDDWRLRDYYVIRNRQGAALNFDYKPNDDVHLYARTLFSHFTDMEQRQEFRVNLEDALNDDGTFAAGKAANRNAKYRFEDEHIATVNLGGEFTVGAGKLKVDATSSTAIKDDDPRYNFAYATKKNAVSGTYDLSDLLFRVSPNDVAYDATKYTAKSAELEADHARETLTQASADYTLPTSAFGGDTTFKMGAKYSERHKRSAVDYRYYDLSDMKLSDFESYDAGSLYGREFGPTVDFLKSLDYAEANGLMELNVGESIADELGGDYDVREKVAAAYIQATIRKGDLTLIPGLRVEQTDATYKAIAYDTAAIETEADLEAAGAFNSFGKKSYTDLFPSLVGRYDFNNNSLVRFAATTSIGRPNYVDLAPRVAVNHDDDDIELEIGNPDLDPLTSVNLDAGYEHYFGKKGMISVAAFYKSIDNPIFVTERDADNETINGTLYNGAKITQSQNLKSAKVSGVEFNFLMQFDSLPAPFDGLGTSFNMTAQESSTDGAPGRSEDVPLIYTSDLTGTAELTYEKYGWNARIAYTYRSKYLDTLGESRDTDIYTAANGKLDMKIGYAVTQNLQLFVEGKNLNKSVWRRTIGNSRQLVENEFYGRTYRVGVSAKF
- a CDS encoding ATP-binding protein — encoded protein: MASPKRKLPKIKFWPAVLKRNFPRTLMARVLLIIVLPIAIMQIAITWVFFDKHWETVTAKLSEGLAGDIAWAVRAYEANPTEANLRQISDQADTTMQLSISLRKGDKLPLNRRESIFIALNRTIDKALGDQLEEVYWFDTTRYPGYVDIRVQVKEGVLRFIVPKDRAFATTGYIFIFWMLGATIILTTIAMLFIRNQVRAIERLSQAAERFGRGEEDVGFKPYGATEVRAAAEAFLKMKARIQRQIEQRTTLLASVSHDLRTPLTRLKLELAMGEQDEANTRMKQDVSEMAYMIDEYLAFARGEMAENTDSVSVRALMDAVTDSVARAGHKLQTERLAEDLRVNIREMAVQRALTNLVMNGFHYGKHVRFHAEVTPGEKLRLIIDDDGPGIAPEKREEAFKPFSRLDESRNQNIKGVGLGLAIARDIVRSHGGELMLDTSPQGGLRAVISLPVSAG